The Vibrio echinoideorum genome includes a region encoding these proteins:
- the rplE gene encoding 50S ribosomal protein L5: MAKLHDYYKSSVVAELTKEFSYTSVMQVPRIEKITLNMGVGEAINDKKLLENAAADMATISGQKPLITKARKSVAGFKIREGYPIGCKVTLRGERMWEFLERLISIALPRVRDFRGVSAKSFDGRGNYSMGVREQIIFPEIDYDKVDRVRGLDITITTSAGSDEEGRALLAAFNFPFRK; this comes from the coding sequence ATGGCGAAACTGCATGATTACTACAAGTCGTCTGTAGTCGCTGAGCTTACCAAAGAGTTCAGCTACACAAGCGTCATGCAAGTCCCTAGGATTGAGAAAATCACCCTAAATATGGGCGTTGGTGAAGCAATCAACGATAAGAAACTGCTAGAAAACGCAGCAGCTGATATGGCAACGATCTCTGGTCAAAAGCCACTTATCACTAAAGCGCGTAAATCTGTAGCTGGTTTCAAAATTCGTGAAGGCTACCCAATCGGTTGTAAAGTAACCTTGCGTGGTGAGCGCATGTGGGAATTTTTAGAGCGTTTAATCTCTATCGCACTTCCACGTGTACGTGATTTCCGTGGTGTTAGCGCTAAGTCTTTTGACGGACGCGGTAACTACAGCATGGGCGTTCGCGAGCAAATCATCTTTCCGGAAATCGACTACGATAAAGTCGATCGTGTCCGCGGTCTTGATATTACTATCACGACTTCTGCGGGATCCGATGAGGAAGGCCGAGCTCTGCTGGCTGCCTTTAACTTCCCATTCCGTAAGTAA
- the rplP gene encoding 50S ribosomal protein L16, translating into MLQPKRTKFRKVMTGRNRGLAKGTEVSFGEFGLKAVGRGRLTARQIEAARRAMTRHIKRQGQIWIRVFPDKPITEKPLEVRQGKGKGSVAYWVAQIQPGKVMYEMNGVPEELAREAFRLAARKLPVKTTFVTKQVM; encoded by the coding sequence ATGCTACAACCAAAACGTACTAAGTTCCGCAAGGTTATGACTGGTCGTAACCGTGGTCTAGCTAAAGGTACTGAAGTAAGCTTCGGCGAATTCGGTCTTAAAGCTGTTGGCCGTGGTCGTCTGACTGCACGTCAAATCGAAGCGGCACGTCGTGCTATGACACGTCACATTAAGCGTCAAGGTCAAATCTGGATCCGTGTTTTCCCAGACAAACCTATTACTGAAAAGCCTCTTGAAGTTCGTCAAGGTAAAGGTAAAGGTTCAGTTGCGTATTGGGTTGCTCAAATCCAACCAGGCAAAGTTATGTACGAGATGAATGGCGTACCTGAAGAGTTGGCACGTGAAGCGTTCCGCCTAGCGGCGCGCAAACTGCCTGTTAAAACTACTTTTGTAACTAAGCAGGTGATGTGA
- the rplW gene encoding 50S ribosomal protein L23 produces MITEERILKVLRAPHISEKATMAAEKANTIVFKVAKDATKKEIKAAVEKLFEVEVKSVNTLVLKGKTKRQGMREGRRSDIKKAYVTLKEGQDLDFVGGAE; encoded by the coding sequence ATGATCACTGAAGAGCGTATCTTAAAAGTTCTACGTGCTCCGCACATCTCTGAAAAAGCAACTATGGCAGCTGAGAAAGCGAACACTATCGTTTTCAAAGTAGCTAAAGATGCAACTAAGAAAGAGATCAAAGCAGCTGTAGAAAAGCTATTTGAAGTTGAAGTTAAGTCTGTAAATACTCTTGTATTAAAGGGTAAGACCAAACGTCAAGGTATGCGTGAAGGCCGTCGTTCAGACATTAAGAAAGCCTACGTTACTTTGAAAGAAGGTCAAGATCTTGACTTCGTTGGCGGCGCGGAATAA
- the rpsQ gene encoding 30S ribosomal protein S17 gives MSETNRIQQGRVVSDKMDKSIVVAIERTVKHPIYGKFIKRTTKVHAHDEDNTCGLGDKVEIAECRPLSKTKSWTLVKVLEKAKI, from the coding sequence ATGAGCGAAACTAACCGCATCCAGCAAGGCCGTGTAGTAAGTGACAAGATGGACAAGTCTATCGTTGTTGCTATTGAGCGTACTGTAAAACACCCGATTTACGGTAAGTTCATCAAACGCACGACTAAAGTACACGCACACGACGAAGACAACACTTGTGGCCTAGGCGACAAAGTTGAAATCGCTGAGTGTCGTCCTCTGTCTAAGACTAAGTCTTGGACATTGGTTAAAGTTCTAGAAAAAGCGAAGATTTAA
- the rpsC gene encoding 30S ribosomal protein S3, translated as MGQKVHPNGIRLGIVKPWNATWFANTNEFADNLDGDFKVRQFLTKELQKASLSRIVIERPAKSIRVTIHTARPGVVIGKKGEDVEKLRAAVAKIAGVPAQINIAEVRKPELDGQLVADSIASQLERRVMFRRAMKRAVQNAMRLGAKGIKVQVGGRLGGAEIARSEWYREGRVPLHTLRADIDYATSSAHTQYGVIGIKVWIFKGEILGGMPAANAVEPKGDKPKKQRKGRK; from the coding sequence ATGGGTCAGAAAGTACATCCTAATGGTATTCGTCTTGGCATCGTCAAGCCTTGGAATGCTACATGGTTTGCTAATACCAACGAATTCGCTGACAACCTAGACGGCGACTTCAAGGTACGTCAGTTCCTTACCAAGGAACTACAAAAAGCATCATTATCTCGTATCGTTATCGAGCGTCCAGCTAAGAGCATCCGTGTGACTATTCACACTGCTCGCCCTGGCGTTGTTATCGGTAAGAAAGGTGAAGACGTAGAGAAGCTACGCGCAGCTGTAGCTAAAATCGCAGGTGTACCAGCGCAAATTAACATCGCTGAAGTACGTAAACCTGAGCTAGATGGTCAGCTTGTAGCTGATAGCATCGCGTCTCAACTAGAGCGTCGTGTTATGTTCCGTCGTGCAATGAAGCGTGCGGTACAAAATGCTATGCGTCTAGGCGCTAAAGGCATCAAAGTACAAGTAGGCGGCCGTCTTGGCGGTGCTGAAATCGCACGTTCAGAGTGGTACCGTGAAGGCCGTGTGCCTCTACACACTCTACGTGCAGACATTGATTACGCAACTTCTTCGGCTCACACTCAATACGGTGTGATCGGCATTAAAGTTTGGATCTTCAAAGGTGAGATTCTAGGCGGAATGCCAGCTGCTAACGCAGTAGAGCCAAAAGGCGATAAGCCTAAGAAGCAGCGTAAAGGCCGTAAGTAA
- the rplV gene encoding 50S ribosomal protein L22 encodes MEALAKHNFARISPQKARLVADQIRGKSVDQALEILTFSNKKAAVLVKKVLESAIANAEHNEGADIDDLNVAKIFVDEGPIMKRIMPRAKGRADRILKRSSHITIVVADR; translated from the coding sequence ATGGAAGCTTTAGCTAAACATAACTTTGCTCGTATTTCTCCACAGAAAGCTCGCTTAGTTGCAGACCAAATTCGCGGTAAGTCGGTAGACCAGGCTCTAGAAATTCTAACTTTCAGCAACAAAAAAGCTGCTGTTTTAGTTAAGAAAGTTCTTGAGTCAGCTATCGCTAACGCGGAACATAACGAAGGTGCAGATATCGACGATCTAAATGTCGCTAAAATCTTCGTAGATGAGGGCCCTATCATGAAGCGTATTATGCCTCGTGCTAAAGGCCGTGCGGATCGTATCTTGAAGCGTTCAAGCCACATCACTATTGTTGTAGCAGATCGCTAA
- the rplB gene encoding 50S ribosomal protein L2 — protein sequence MAIVKCKPTSPGRRHVVKVVNADLHKGKPYAPLLEKNSKNGGRNNNGRITVRHIGGGHKHHYRLIDFKRTKDGIPAKVERLEYDPNRSANIALVLYADGERRYIIAPKGVNAGDQIQSGVDAAIKAGNTLPMRNIPVGSTVHCVELKPGKGAQLARSAGAYAQIIARDGAYVTIRLRSGEMRKVLSEGRATIGEVGNSEHMLRELGKAGASRWRGVRPTVRGVVMNPVDHPHGGGEGRTSGGRHPVSPWGVPTKGFKTRKNKRTDKYIVRRRTK from the coding sequence ATGGCTATTGTTAAATGTAAGCCGACTTCCCCTGGTCGTCGTCACGTCGTTAAAGTTGTTAACGCTGACCTGCACAAGGGTAAGCCATACGCACCACTTTTAGAGAAAAACTCTAAGAACGGTGGTCGTAACAACAACGGTCGTATTACAGTACGTCACATCGGTGGTGGTCATAAGCACCATTACCGTCTGATTGACTTCAAACGTACTAAAGATGGCATCCCAGCGAAAGTTGAGCGTCTAGAATACGATCCAAACCGTAGTGCTAACATCGCTCTAGTTCTGTACGCAGACGGTGAGCGTCGTTACATCATTGCACCTAAAGGTGTTAACGCAGGCGACCAGATTCAATCTGGCGTAGATGCTGCAATCAAAGCAGGTAACACTCTGCCGATGCGCAACATCCCAGTAGGTTCTACTGTACACTGTGTTGAACTTAAGCCTGGTAAAGGTGCACAACTAGCTCGTTCGGCTGGTGCTTATGCTCAAATCATCGCTCGCGATGGTGCATACGTAACTATCCGTCTACGTTCTGGTGAAATGCGCAAAGTACTTTCTGAAGGTCGTGCAACGATCGGTGAAGTTGGTAACTCTGAGCATATGCTACGTGAACTTGGTAAAGCTGGTGCTTCACGCTGGCGCGGCGTACGTCCAACCGTACGTGGTGTAGTAATGAACCCGGTGGATCACCCACATGGTGGTGGTGAAGGCCGCACATCTGGTGGTCGTCACCCAGTATCTCCTTGGGGCGTTCCTACTAAGGGCTTCAAGACTCGTAAGAATAAGCGCACTGACAAGTACATCGTACGTCGTCGCACTAAATAA
- the rpmC gene encoding 50S ribosomal protein L29, which yields MKAQDLREKNVEELNAELLNLLREQFNLRMQAATGQLQQTHTLKAVRRDIARVKTVLTEKAGA from the coding sequence ATGAAAGCACAAGATCTACGCGAAAAGAACGTTGAAGAGCTTAACGCTGAGCTATTGAATTTGCTACGTGAACAGTTTAACTTGCGCATGCAAGCTGCAACTGGTCAACTTCAGCAAACTCATACTCTAAAAGCTGTACGCCGTGACATCGCACGTGTGAAAACTGTTTTGACTGAAAAGGCAGGCGCATAA
- the rpsH gene encoding 30S ribosomal protein S8, producing MSMQDPISDMLTRVRNGQAANKVAVKMPSSKLKVAIAALLKAEGYIVDFAVDSEAKPELEVTLKYFQAKPVIEQIKRVSRPGLRVYKNKDSLPTVMGGLGIAVVSTSKGLMSDRAARKAGLGGEIICYVA from the coding sequence ATGAGCATGCAAGATCCGATTTCGGATATGCTGACCCGCGTTCGCAACGGTCAGGCAGCAAATAAAGTTGCTGTAAAAATGCCTTCTTCAAAGCTTAAAGTTGCAATTGCTGCATTACTTAAAGCTGAAGGTTACATCGTTGACTTCGCTGTTGACAGCGAAGCAAAACCTGAGCTAGAAGTTACACTTAAGTACTTCCAAGCTAAACCTGTAATCGAGCAAATCAAGCGCGTATCACGTCCTGGTCTAAGAGTTTATAAAAATAAAGACTCTTTACCTACAGTGATGGGTGGTCTTGGTATTGCAGTTGTTTCTACTTCCAAGGGTCTGATGTCTGACCGTGCTGCTCGCAAAGCAGGTCTTGGCGGTGAAATCATCTGTTACGTAGCTTAA
- the rplF gene encoding 50S ribosomal protein L6 → MSRVAKAPVAIPAGVEVKLNGQEVTVKGSKGELTRVLNSAVVIAQEENNLTFGPKEGVTNAWAQAGTARALVNNMVVGVTQGFVKKLTLKGVGYRAAIKGNSVGLTLGFSHPVEHALPEGIKAECPSQTEIIITGCDKQVVGQVAADIRSYRAPEPYKGKGVRYADENVRTKEAKKK, encoded by the coding sequence ATGTCTCGTGTTGCTAAAGCACCTGTCGCTATTCCAGCTGGCGTAGAGGTGAAACTAAACGGCCAAGAAGTTACTGTAAAAGGTAGCAAAGGTGAGCTTACTCGCGTTCTTAACAGCGCCGTAGTTATTGCACAGGAAGAAAACAACCTAACTTTCGGTCCGAAAGAAGGTGTTACTAACGCATGGGCACAGGCTGGTACAGCTCGCGCTCTAGTTAATAACATGGTTGTGGGTGTTACTCAGGGCTTCGTTAAGAAGTTAACTCTTAAAGGTGTTGGTTACCGTGCTGCTATCAAAGGCAACTCTGTAGGTCTAACACTAGGCTTTTCTCACCCAGTAGAGCACGCTCTACCTGAAGGTATTAAAGCTGAGTGCCCTAGCCAAACTGAGATCATTATTACTGGTTGCGATAAGCAAGTAGTAGGTCAAGTTGCGGCTGACATTCGTTCTTACCGTGCTCCTGAACCTTATAAAGGTAAAGGTGTTCGTTACGCAGATGAAAATGTGCGTACTAAAGAAGCTAAGAAGAAGTAA
- the rplX gene encoding 50S ribosomal protein L24 — protein sequence MAAKIRRNDEVIILAGKDKGKKGKVTKVLTTGKVVVEGINLVKKHQKPVPALGQQGGIVEQEAAIDASNVAVFNAATGKADRIGFRIEDGKKVRFFKSNGETVSN from the coding sequence ATGGCAGCTAAAATCCGTCGTAATGACGAAGTAATCATTCTTGCTGGTAAAGATAAAGGCAAGAAAGGTAAAGTAACTAAGGTTCTGACAACTGGTAAAGTTGTTGTTGAAGGCATCAATCTTGTTAAAAAGCACCAAAAGCCGGTTCCGGCTCTAGGTCAACAAGGTGGCATCGTTGAACAAGAAGCAGCTATTGATGCTTCTAACGTTGCAGTCTTTAACGCGGCTACTGGTAAAGCAGACCGTATCGGTTTCCGTATCGAAGATGGCAAGAAAGTTCGTTTCTTCAAATCTAACGGCGAAACTGTTTCTAACTAA
- the rpmD gene encoding 50S ribosomal protein L30 yields the protein MATIKVTQTKSSIGRLPKHKACLKGLGLRRINHTVELEDTPCIRGMINKVYYMVKIEE from the coding sequence ATGGCAACTATTAAAGTAACTCAAACTAAAAGCTCAATTGGTCGCCTACCTAAGCACAAAGCGTGCCTTAAAGGTCTAGGTCTTCGTCGCATCAACCATACAGTAGAACTTGAAGATACACCGTGTATACGCGGTATGATCAACAAGGTTTACTACATGGTTAAGATTGAGGAGTAA
- the tuf gene encoding elongation factor Tu, with protein sequence MSKEKFERTKPHVNVGTIGHVDHGKTTLTAAICTTLAKVYGGVAKDFASIDNAPEERERGITIATSHVEYDTPARHYAHVDCPGHADYVKNMITGAAQMDGGILVVAATDGPMPQTREHILLGRQVGIPYIIVFMNKCDMVDDEELLELVEMEVRELLSEYEYPGDDLPVIQGSALGALNGEKQWEDKIVELAEALDSYIPLPERAVDLPFLLPIEDVFSIQGRGTVVTGRIERGILRVGDEVEIVGIKETTLTTCTGVEMFRKLLDEGRAGENVGALLRGTKRDDVERGQVLSAKGSINPHTKFESEVYVLSKDEGGRHTPFFKGYRPQFYFRTTDVTGDITLPEGVEMVMPGDNVQMTVELIAPIAMDEGLRFAIREGGRTVGAGVVAKIFA encoded by the coding sequence GTGTCTAAAGAAAAATTTGAACGTACGAAACCGCACGTAAACGTTGGTACTATCGGCCACGTTGACCACGGTAAAACAACTCTAACTGCTGCTATCTGTACTACACTTGCAAAAGTGTACGGCGGTGTTGCTAAAGATTTCGCATCTATCGATAACGCTCCAGAAGAGCGCGAGCGCGGTATCACAATCGCAACTTCTCACGTTGAGTACGATACTCCTGCACGTCACTACGCACACGTAGACTGTCCTGGACACGCCGATTATGTTAAAAACATGATCACTGGTGCTGCTCAAATGGACGGCGGTATCCTAGTTGTTGCTGCTACAGATGGCCCTATGCCACAAACTCGTGAGCACATCCTACTTGGTCGTCAAGTTGGTATCCCTTACATCATCGTATTCATGAACAAATGTGACATGGTTGATGACGAAGAGCTACTTGAGCTAGTAGAAATGGAAGTTCGTGAGCTTCTTTCTGAGTACGAATACCCAGGAGACGACCTTCCAGTAATTCAAGGTTCTGCACTTGGCGCTCTAAACGGCGAAAAGCAGTGGGAAGACAAGATCGTTGAGCTTGCAGAAGCACTAGATTCTTACATTCCACTTCCAGAGCGTGCTGTTGATCTACCGTTCCTACTTCCTATTGAAGATGTATTCTCAATCCAAGGTCGTGGTACAGTAGTTACTGGTCGTATCGAACGCGGTATCCTACGTGTAGGTGACGAAGTAGAAATCGTTGGTATCAAAGAAACTACTCTTACTACTTGTACTGGTGTTGAAATGTTCCGTAAACTGCTTGACGAAGGTCGTGCAGGTGAGAACGTTGGCGCACTTCTACGTGGTACTAAGCGTGATGACGTTGAACGTGGCCAAGTACTTTCTGCTAAAGGTTCAATCAACCCACATACTAAGTTCGAGTCTGAAGTATACGTACTTTCTAAAGACGAAGGCGGCCGTCACACTCCTTTCTTCAAGGGTTACCGTCCACAGTTCTACTTCCGTACAACTGACGTAACAGGCGATATCACTCTACCTGAAGGCGTAGAAATGGTAATGCCAGGTGACAACGTTCAAATGACTGTTGAGCTAATCGCTCCAATCGCAATGGACGAAGGTCTACGTTTCGCAATCCGCGAAGGTGGCCGTACAGTTGGTGCTGGTGTTGTAGCTAAAATCTTCGCTTAA
- the rplC gene encoding 50S ribosomal protein L3, with translation MIGLVGRKVGMTRVFTEEGVSIPVTVVEVEANRISQVKTLETDGYAAIQVTTGAKKANRVTKPEAGHFAKAGVEAGRGLWEFRLENGEEFEVGAELNVELFNEIKKVDVTGTSKGKGFQGAIKRWNFSTQDMTHGNSLSHRAPGSIGQCQTPGRVFKGKKMAGHMGAERVTTQNLEIVRVDAERNLLLIKGAVPGSTGGNVIVKPAVKA, from the coding sequence ATGATTGGTCTAGTCGGACGTAAAGTGGGTATGACCCGCGTATTTACTGAAGAAGGCGTTTCTATCCCAGTAACTGTTGTTGAGGTTGAAGCGAACCGTATTTCTCAAGTTAAAACTCTTGAGACAGACGGCTACGCAGCAATCCAAGTAACTACTGGTGCTAAGAAAGCTAACCGTGTAACTAAACCTGAAGCTGGTCACTTCGCGAAAGCGGGTGTAGAAGCAGGTCGCGGTCTTTGGGAATTCCGTTTAGAAAACGGCGAAGAGTTTGAAGTTGGCGCTGAGCTAAACGTAGAACTTTTCAACGAAATTAAAAAAGTAGACGTTACTGGTACATCTAAAGGTAAAGGCTTCCAAGGCGCTATCAAGCGTTGGAATTTCTCTACTCAAGATATGACTCACGGTAACTCTTTGTCTCACCGCGCACCGGGTTCAATTGGCCAATGTCAAACTCCAGGCCGCGTGTTTAAAGGCAAGAAAATGGCAGGTCACATGGGAGCTGAGCGTGTAACGACTCAAAACCTAGAGATCGTACGTGTTGACGCTGAGCGCAATCTACTCCTTATTAAAGGTGCAGTACCAGGCTCAACAGGCGGTAACGTGATCGTAAAACCTGCTGTTAAAGCATAA
- the rplN gene encoding 50S ribosomal protein L14, which translates to MIQMQSTLDAADNSGARKVMCIKVLGGSHRRYAHIGDVIKVTVKEAIPRGKVKKGDVLKAVVVRTRKGVRRPDGSVIRFDSNACVLLNDTTEQPVGTRIFGPVTRELRNAKFMKIVSLAPEVL; encoded by the coding sequence ATGATCCAGATGCAAAGTACACTTGACGCAGCAGATAACTCTGGCGCGCGCAAGGTAATGTGTATTAAGGTTCTGGGTGGCTCTCACCGCCGTTATGCACATATCGGTGACGTCATCAAGGTTACAGTGAAGGAAGCGATTCCTCGCGGTAAAGTAAAGAAAGGTGATGTTCTGAAGGCGGTAGTAGTTCGCACCCGTAAAGGCGTTCGTCGCCCAGACGGTTCTGTCATTCGCTTCGACAGTAATGCTTGTGTATTGTTAAATGACACTACTGAGCAACCAGTCGGCACACGTATCTTTGGTCCTGTGACTCGTGAACTTCGTAACGCGAAATTCATGAAGATTGTATCACTTGCACCTGAAGTTCTGTAA
- the rplD gene encoding 50S ribosomal protein L4, with the protein MELMVKGADALTVSETTFGRDFNEALVHQVVVAYAAGARQGTRAQKTRSEVSGGGAKPWRQKGTGRARAGTIRSPIWRTGGVTFAAKPQDHSQKVNKKMYRGAMKSILSELVRQERLIVVDNFSVEAPKTKELAAKLKELELSDVLIVTGEVDENLFLAARNLYKVDARDVAGVDPVSLIAFDKVLMTADAVKQVEEMLA; encoded by the coding sequence ATGGAATTGATGGTTAAAGGTGCTGATGCACTAACTGTTTCCGAGACTACTTTCGGACGTGACTTTAACGAAGCTCTAGTACACCAAGTAGTTGTTGCATATGCAGCAGGTGCTCGTCAAGGTACTCGTGCTCAAAAGACTCGTTCTGAAGTATCAGGCGGCGGTGCTAAGCCATGGCGCCAAAAAGGTACTGGCCGTGCACGTGCTGGTACAATTCGTAGCCCAATCTGGCGTACAGGTGGTGTTACTTTTGCTGCGAAACCACAAGATCACAGCCAAAAAGTAAACAAAAAAATGTATCGCGGTGCTATGAAAAGCATTCTTTCTGAGCTAGTTCGTCAAGAGCGTTTAATCGTTGTTGATAACTTCTCTGTAGAAGCACCAAAAACAAAAGAACTTGCAGCTAAGCTTAAAGAGCTTGAGCTAAGCGACGTTCTGATTGTGACTGGCGAAGTAGATGAAAATCTATTCTTAGCTGCTCGTAACCTTTACAAAGTAGATGCACGTGATGTTGCTGGTGTTGATCCAGTATCACTAATCGCTTTCGACAAGGTTCTGATGACTGCTGATGCAGTTAAGCAAGTTGAGGAGATGCTAGCATGA
- the rplR gene encoding 50S ribosomal protein L18, translating into MDKKASRIRRATRARRKIAELGVTRLVVHRTPRHVYAQVISANGSEVIAAASTVEKAIREQVKNTSNVDAAKAVGKAVAERALEKGVASVAFDRSGFQYHGRVAALADSAREAGLKF; encoded by the coding sequence ATGGATAAGAAAGCATCTCGCATCCGTCGTGCTACACGTGCACGTCGTAAGATTGCAGAACTTGGCGTAACTCGCTTGGTAGTACACCGTACTCCTCGCCACGTTTACGCTCAAGTTATCTCGGCAAACGGCTCTGAGGTTATCGCAGCTGCTTCTACTGTAGAAAAAGCGATCCGTGAGCAAGTTAAGAACACTAGTAACGTTGATGCAGCTAAAGCAGTTGGTAAAGCTGTTGCTGAGCGCGCTCTTGAAAAAGGCGTAGCTTCAGTTGCATTTGATCGTTCTGGTTTCCAATACCACGGTCGAGTAGCGGCGCTAGCAGATTCTGCTCGCGAAGCTGGTCTGAAATTCTAA
- the rpsN gene encoding 30S ribosomal protein S14, translated as MAKQSMKAREAKRAKLVVKFAEKRSALKVIISDVNASEEDRWNAVLKLQSLPRDSSASRQRNRCNQTGRPHGFLRKFGLSRIKVREACMKGEIPGLRKASW; from the coding sequence ATGGCTAAACAATCAATGAAAGCACGTGAAGCTAAACGTGCAAAACTAGTAGTTAAGTTCGCTGAAAAGCGTTCTGCGCTAAAAGTTATCATTAGCGATGTAAACGCATCTGAAGAAGATCGTTGGAATGCGGTTCTTAAACTGCAATCTCTTCCACGTGATTCAAGTGCATCACGTCAGCGCAACCGTTGCAACCAAACTGGTCGTCCACACGGTTTCCTACGTAAATTCGGTCTAAGCCGTATTAAGGTTCGTGAGGCTTGCATGAAAGGCGAGATTCCGGGTCTTCGTAAGGCTAGCTGGTAA
- the rpsS gene encoding 30S ribosomal protein S19, which produces MPRSLKKGPFIDLHLLKKVEKAVESGDKKPIKTWSRRSMIIPTMIGLTIAVHNGRQHVPVFVTEEMIGHKLGEFAPTRTYRGHAADKKAKKK; this is translated from the coding sequence ATGCCACGTTCTCTCAAGAAAGGTCCTTTTATTGACCTACACTTGCTGAAGAAGGTAGAGAAAGCGGTGGAAAGCGGAGACAAAAAGCCTATTAAGACTTGGTCCCGTCGCTCAATGATCATCCCAACAATGATTGGTTTGACCATCGCTGTCCATAATGGTCGTCAGCACGTCCCTGTTTTCGTTACCGAAGAAATGATCGGTCACAAACTAGGCGAATTTGCACCAACTCGTACTTATCGCGGTCATGCTGCAGATAAGAAAGCTAAGAAGAAATAA
- the rpsE gene encoding 30S ribosomal protein S5, with the protein MAKEQQQANDLQEKLIAVNRVSKTVKGGRIMSFTALTVVGDGNGRVGFGYGKAREVPAAIQKAMEKARRNMVTVALNEGTLHHPVKGRHSGSKVYMQPAAEGTGVIAGGAMRAVLEVAGVHNVLSKAYGSTNPINVVRATIGALVDVKSPEMVAAKRGLTVESISE; encoded by the coding sequence ATGGCTAAAGAACAACAACAAGCTAATGATTTGCAAGAAAAGCTGATCGCTGTTAACCGTGTATCTAAGACGGTTAAAGGTGGTCGAATCATGAGCTTCACTGCACTAACAGTAGTTGGTGACGGTAATGGTCGCGTAGGTTTCGGTTACGGCAAAGCTCGTGAAGTACCTGCAGCGATTCAAAAAGCAATGGAAAAAGCGCGTCGTAACATGGTTACTGTTGCGCTTAACGAAGGCACTCTTCACCACCCGGTGAAAGGTCGTCATTCGGGCTCTAAAGTTTACATGCAGCCAGCTGCTGAAGGTACAGGTGTTATTGCCGGTGGTGCAATGCGTGCCGTACTTGAAGTTGCAGGCGTACATAACGTTCTTTCTAAAGCATACGGTTCTACGAACCCTATCAACGTTGTTCGCGCAACGATTGGTGCTCTAGTGGACGTTAAGTCACCAGAAATGGTTGCTGCTAAACGTGGTCTAACTGTTGAATCTATTTCGGAGTAA
- the rpsJ gene encoding 30S ribosomal protein S10: MQNQRIRIRLKAFDYKLIDASTAEIVETAKRTGAQVRGPIPLPTRKERFTVLTSPHVNKDARDQYEIRTHKRLIDIVEPTDKTVDALMRLDLAAGVDVQISLG, encoded by the coding sequence ATGCAGAACCAACGTATTCGTATCCGCCTTAAAGCGTTTGATTACAAGTTAATCGATGCTTCAACTGCGGAAATCGTTGAAACAGCAAAACGTACTGGCGCACAGGTTCGTGGTCCTATTCCACTTCCTACTCGTAAAGAGCGTTTCACTGTTCTTACCTCTCCACACGTCAACAAAGATGCACGTGACCAGTACGAAATTCGTACTCACAAGCGTTTGATCGACATCGTTGAGCCAACAGATAAAACTGTTGATGCTCTAATGCGTCTTGATCTTGCAGCTGGCGTTGATGTTCAAATCAGCCTAGGTTAA